A section of the Stenotrophomonas acidaminiphila genome encodes:
- a CDS encoding 3-hydroxyacyl-[acyl-carrier-protein] dehydratase FabZ, producing MNSPLPLPIDVNTIRTLIPHRYPFLLVDKVVALDTEARTIVAHKNVTINEPFFQGHFPGQPIMPGVLIIEALAQAGGVLTQLSLGRDAQSKLFYLVKVDNVRFMKQVVPGDVLELHVQVKRVIRNMAVYYGEAKVDGEVVAHAEVLCAGTRE from the coding sequence ATGAACTCACCGCTGCCGTTGCCCATCGACGTCAACACGATCCGCACGCTGATCCCCCACCGCTACCCGTTCCTGCTGGTGGACAAGGTGGTCGCGCTGGATACCGAGGCAAGGACGATCGTCGCGCACAAGAACGTCACCATCAACGAGCCGTTCTTCCAGGGGCATTTCCCCGGCCAGCCGATCATGCCGGGGGTGCTGATCATCGAGGCGCTGGCGCAGGCCGGCGGCGTGCTGACCCAGCTCAGCCTCGGCCGCGACGCGCAGTCCAAGCTGTTCTACCTGGTCAAGGTGGACAACGTGCGCTTCATGAAGCAGGTGGTGCCCGGCGACGTGCTGGAGCTGCACGTGCAGGTCAAGCGGGTGATCCGCAACATGGCCGTCTACTACGGCGAGGCCAAGGTGGACGGCGAAGTGGTGGCGCATGCCGAGGTGCTGTGCGCCGGCACCCGCGAATGA
- a CDS encoding acyl-[acyl-carrier-protein]--UDP-N-acetylglucosamine O-acyltransferase: MNDSAPLIHPTAVIDPSARLADDVRVGAFCLIGADVEIGAGTVVGPHCSIHGPTRIGRDNRFIGHAAIGGEPQDKKYAGERTELVIGDRNVVREFVTVNRGTGGGGGITRIGNDNWLLAYTHVAHDCQVGDYCVFSNNTTLAGHVSVGNWVIISGFAGAHQFCRIGDHAFLGMGALVTGDIPPFTMVGIDGHGRPRGINSEGLKRRGFDTARIAAIKRAYRTLYVAGIPLAEAKQQLAEQARDSDDVRQMLDFIEHADRPLQR, translated from the coding sequence ATGAACGACAGCGCCCCCCTGATCCACCCCACCGCGGTCATCGACCCGTCGGCACGGCTGGCCGACGACGTCCGCGTGGGCGCGTTCTGCCTGATCGGCGCCGACGTCGAGATCGGCGCCGGCACCGTGGTCGGCCCGCACTGCAGCATCCACGGCCCGACCCGGATCGGCCGCGACAACCGCTTCATCGGCCACGCCGCCATCGGCGGCGAGCCGCAGGACAAGAAGTACGCCGGCGAGCGCACCGAGCTGGTGATCGGCGACCGCAACGTGGTCCGCGAGTTCGTCACCGTCAACCGCGGCACCGGCGGCGGCGGCGGCATCACCCGCATCGGCAACGACAACTGGCTGCTGGCCTACACCCACGTCGCCCACGACTGCCAGGTCGGCGACTACTGCGTGTTCTCCAACAACACCACCCTGGCCGGCCACGTCAGCGTCGGCAACTGGGTGATCATCAGCGGCTTTGCCGGCGCCCACCAGTTCTGCCGCATCGGCGACCACGCCTTCCTCGGCATGGGCGCGCTGGTGACCGGCGACATCCCGCCGTTCACCATGGTCGGCATCGACGGCCACGGCCGTCCGCGCGGCATCAACAGCGAAGGCCTCAAGCGCCGCGGCTTCGATACCGCGCGTATCGCCGCGATCAAGCGCGCCTACCGTACCCTGTACGTGGCCGGCATTCCGCTGGCCGAGGCCAAGCAGCAGCTGGCCGAGCAGGCGCGGGACAGCGACGACGTGCGGCAGATGCTGGACTTCATCGAACACGCGGACCGTCCGCTGCAGCGATGA
- a CDS encoding lipid-A-disaccharide synthase encodes MARGPRIALVAGETSGDQLGAGLIAELRRHFPDAEFAGIGGDAMRGAGCQTWFDASELALMGLAEILRHLPRLLKLRRAFRERVLDWRPDVFIGIDAPDFNLGVERWLKQRGIRTVHYVSPSVWAWREKRAEKIGASADRVLCLFPMEPPIYARHGVDARFVGHPMADAIPLDSDRADARTRLALPATAPILAVLPGSRLGEIGRLGPAFFEAAWQVAERMPGLHIVVPAANARCRQLIDQQIAASALPAARLHVLDGQARDALTAADVVLLASGTATLETMLVKRPMVVGYRVSELTYRIARALKLVKVDRYALPNVLARRDLAPELIQHDCTPERLAAAVLRWFQHPGHVPGLQDDYRRLHLELRQDASARAADAVAELLGPEAGGQQPEAHPR; translated from the coding sequence GTGGCGCGCGGCCCGCGCATCGCGCTGGTGGCCGGGGAAACCTCCGGCGACCAGCTCGGCGCCGGACTCATCGCCGAACTGCGCCGGCACTTCCCCGACGCCGAATTCGCCGGCATCGGCGGCGATGCCATGCGCGGCGCCGGCTGCCAGACCTGGTTCGATGCCAGCGAGCTGGCGCTGATGGGCCTGGCCGAGATCCTGCGCCACCTGCCGCGCCTGCTGAAGCTGCGCCGCGCGTTCCGCGAGCGCGTGCTCGACTGGCGCCCGGACGTGTTCATCGGCATCGACGCGCCCGACTTCAACCTCGGCGTCGAACGCTGGCTCAAGCAGCGCGGCATCCGCACGGTGCACTACGTCAGCCCCTCGGTCTGGGCCTGGCGCGAGAAGCGCGCCGAGAAGATCGGCGCCAGCGCCGACCGGGTGCTGTGCCTGTTCCCGATGGAGCCGCCGATCTACGCGCGGCATGGCGTGGACGCACGCTTCGTCGGCCACCCCATGGCCGATGCGATCCCATTGGACAGCGACCGCGCCGATGCCCGCACCCGGCTCGCACTGCCGGCCACCGCGCCGATCCTGGCGGTGCTGCCGGGCAGTCGCCTGGGCGAGATCGGGCGGCTCGGCCCGGCGTTCTTCGAGGCCGCCTGGCAGGTGGCCGAGCGCATGCCCGGCCTGCACATCGTGGTCCCGGCGGCCAATGCCCGCTGCCGGCAGCTGATCGACCAGCAGATCGCCGCCTCGGCGCTGCCGGCCGCGCGCCTGCACGTGCTCGACGGCCAGGCCCGCGACGCGCTGACCGCCGCCGACGTGGTGCTGCTGGCGTCGGGTACCGCCACGCTGGAAACCATGCTGGTCAAGCGGCCGATGGTGGTTGGCTACCGCGTGTCGGAGCTGACCTACCGCATCGCCCGCGCACTGAAGCTGGTCAAGGTCGACCGCTACGCGCTGCCCAACGTGCTGGCCAGGCGCGACCTGGCGCCGGAACTGATCCAGCACGACTGCACGCCGGAGCGCCTGGCCGCGGCCGTGCTGCGCTGGTTCCAGCATCCCGGCCACGTGCCGGGGCTGCAGGACGACTACCGGCGCCTGCACCTGGAGCTGCGACAGGACGCGTCGGCACGCGCCGCCGACGCGGTGGCGGAGTTGCTGGGTCCGGAAGCCGGCGGCCAGCAGCCCGAGGCGCACCCGCGATGA
- a CDS encoding ribonuclease HII: MPLFPSAPAAGPGLLPYAGIDEAGRGPLAGPVAVAAVVFDPQRPRINGLDDSKALTAARREQLFERIVERALAYSIVLVDVAEIDGINIFQATMQGMRRAVQGVAHVAQFARIDGNKVPKGLPCPAEALVGGDALDRAIMAASILAKVSRDRYMLDLHLRHPEYGFDQHKGYGTPAHLAALRAHGPCPEHRRSFAPVRDALAVA, encoded by the coding sequence CTGCCGCTGTTCCCCTCGGCCCCGGCCGCCGGTCCCGGGCTCCTGCCCTATGCCGGCATCGACGAGGCCGGACGCGGCCCCCTGGCCGGCCCGGTGGCCGTGGCCGCGGTGGTGTTCGACCCGCAGCGGCCGCGCATCAACGGCCTGGACGACTCCAAGGCACTCACCGCCGCGCGCCGCGAACAGCTTTTCGAGCGCATCGTCGAACGCGCCCTGGCCTACAGCATCGTGCTGGTGGACGTGGCCGAGATCGACGGCATCAATATCTTCCAGGCCACCATGCAGGGCATGCGCCGGGCCGTGCAGGGCGTGGCGCACGTGGCGCAGTTCGCGCGCATCGACGGCAACAAGGTGCCCAAGGGCCTGCCGTGCCCGGCCGAGGCGCTGGTCGGCGGCGACGCCCTGGACCGCGCGATCATGGCCGCCTCGATCCTGGCCAAGGTCAGCCGCGACCGCTACATGCTGGACCTGCACCTGCGCCATCCCGAATACGGCTTCGACCAGCACAAGGGCTACGGCACCCCGGCCCACCTGGCCGCGCTGCGCGCGCATGGCCCGTGCCCCGAGCACCGCCGCAGTTTCGCACCGGTGCGCGACGCCCTGGCCGTGGCCTAG
- a CDS encoding DNA polymerase III subunit alpha, translating into MSTPRFVHLHVHTEFSMVDSTIRVPAKPDQADPKKAKQANLLSRSVEMQAPALAVTDLNNMFALVKFYKAAEGVGIKPIAGADVLIAEDGHDPWRMTLLCRDRDGYLSLSRLLSRAWLEGHRPEGGVAIHPQWLKDGCHNLFALAGRQSLAGRLAGEGRHDLAEQQLADWQRVFGDGLHLELTRTGRDGEEAFNQFALMAAGQRGLPVIASNDVRFLSPQDFDAHEARVCISTGRVLDDPKRPREYSREQYLKSPEQMCELFADIPDAIDNTLALAQRCNLEMRLGTYFLPNYPVPDDETLDTWIQKQSRDGLEERLQKNPLAPGKTREDYFERLEFELHTIIKMGFPGYFLIVADFIQWGKNQGIPIGPGRGSGAGSLVAWALKITDLDPLPYNLLFERFLNPERVSMPDFDIDFCMDRRDEVIDYVARKYGRERVSQIITYGTMAAKAVVRDSGRVLGFPYGLVDGVSKLIPNILGIGLKDALGKGKEGPDSEMASAELIQRYQNEDDVRDLIDLALQLEDLTRNAGKHAGGVVIGPEPLSEFCPLYAEHDEGSLGKNPVTQFDKNDVEEVGLVKFDFLGLRTLTIIDWAVKAINKRHARAGIPPVDIAAIPLDDAPTYKDIFANGNTGAVFQFESSGMRRLLKDARPDRFEDLIALVSLYRPGPMDLIPSFNARKHGQEEIIYPDPRTEAILKDTYGIMVYQEQVMQMAQIVGGYSLGGADLLRRAMGKKVPAEMAKHREIFREGAAKGGVDGPKADEIFDLMEKFAGYGFNKSHAAAYALVSYQTAWLKRHYPAEFMAATLSSDMDNTDKVVGFLAEVRNLGLRVEPPRVNESAYMFEASSADTIRYGLGAIKGVGQGACEAVVAERLRGGEYTTLLDFCARVESAKLNRRTLEAMIQCGALDGLGRNRASLMLQLPEVLKATDQMAREKASGQNSLFGAPDPVNAAAQLDLPESREWPVAQLLGGERETLGFYLSGHPFDPYADDVRELVGTDLGALDKLVAPAPPPRDGEKRGWRQEAQVILAGMVVGMRRKGDSQVFVQLEDGKGRVECSAFSDGLAEFGHLMTKDRILVVKGGLREDEFNGGYALRIRQCWDFEQLCADHAVRLSLRVDGRGGPVWQRIEPLLATHRPGRTPIRLDLLLKGKDGGGVAGMLDLGGAGAVRVSTQLLDALREDPAVRRVKLAYSPPWAS; encoded by the coding sequence ATGAGCACTCCCCGCTTCGTCCACCTCCACGTCCACACCGAATTCTCGATGGTGGACTCCACCATCCGCGTCCCGGCCAAGCCGGACCAGGCCGATCCGAAGAAGGCCAAGCAGGCCAACCTCCTCAGCCGTTCGGTGGAAATGCAGGCGCCGGCGCTTGCGGTCACCGACCTGAACAACATGTTCGCGCTGGTGAAGTTCTACAAGGCCGCCGAAGGCGTGGGCATCAAGCCGATCGCCGGCGCCGACGTGCTGATCGCCGAGGACGGCCACGACCCGTGGCGCATGACCCTGTTGTGCCGCGATCGCGACGGCTACCTGAGCCTGTCGCGGCTGCTCAGCCGCGCCTGGCTGGAGGGCCACCGCCCCGAGGGCGGCGTCGCCATCCACCCGCAATGGCTCAAGGACGGCTGCCACAACCTGTTCGCGCTGGCCGGGCGCCAGAGCCTGGCCGGGCGCCTGGCCGGCGAAGGCCGCCATGACCTGGCCGAACAGCAGCTGGCCGACTGGCAGCGCGTGTTCGGCGATGGCCTGCACCTGGAACTGACCCGTACCGGTCGTGACGGCGAGGAAGCCTTCAACCAGTTCGCGCTGATGGCCGCCGGCCAGCGCGGCCTGCCGGTGATCGCCAGCAACGACGTGCGCTTCCTGTCGCCGCAGGACTTCGACGCGCACGAGGCGCGGGTGTGCATCTCCACCGGGCGCGTACTCGACGACCCCAAGCGCCCGCGCGAGTACAGCCGCGAGCAGTACCTGAAGTCGCCGGAACAGATGTGCGAGCTGTTCGCCGACATCCCCGACGCCATCGACAACACGCTGGCGCTGGCGCAGCGCTGCAACCTGGAGATGCGGCTGGGCACCTACTTCCTGCCCAACTACCCGGTGCCCGACGACGAGACCCTGGACACCTGGATCCAGAAGCAGTCGCGCGACGGCCTGGAAGAACGCCTGCAGAAGAACCCGCTGGCGCCGGGCAAGACCCGCGAGGACTACTTCGAGCGCCTCGAGTTCGAGCTCCACACCATCATCAAGATGGGCTTTCCCGGCTACTTCCTGATCGTGGCCGACTTCATCCAGTGGGGCAAGAACCAGGGCATCCCGATCGGCCCGGGGCGTGGTTCGGGCGCCGGCTCGCTGGTGGCCTGGGCGCTGAAGATCACCGACCTGGATCCGCTGCCGTACAACCTGCTGTTCGAGCGCTTCCTCAACCCGGAACGCGTGTCGATGCCCGACTTCGACATCGACTTCTGCATGGACCGCCGCGACGAGGTGATCGACTACGTCGCGCGCAAGTACGGCCGCGAGCGGGTCAGCCAGATCATCACCTACGGCACCATGGCCGCCAAGGCGGTGGTGCGCGATTCCGGGCGTGTGCTCGGCTTCCCGTACGGTTTGGTCGACGGCGTGTCCAAGCTGATCCCCAACATCCTGGGCATCGGCCTGAAGGACGCGCTGGGCAAGGGCAAGGAAGGGCCGGATTCGGAAATGGCCTCGGCCGAGCTGATCCAGCGCTACCAGAACGAAGACGACGTCCGCGACCTGATCGACCTGGCGCTGCAGCTGGAAGACCTGACCCGCAACGCCGGCAAGCACGCCGGTGGCGTGGTCATCGGGCCCGAGCCGCTGTCCGAGTTCTGTCCGCTGTACGCCGAACACGACGAAGGCAGCCTGGGCAAGAACCCGGTCACCCAGTTCGACAAGAACGACGTGGAGGAAGTGGGCCTGGTGAAGTTCGACTTCCTCGGCCTGCGCACGCTGACCATCATCGACTGGGCGGTGAAGGCGATCAACAAGCGCCATGCGCGCGCCGGCATCCCGCCGGTGGACATCGCCGCGATCCCGCTCGACGACGCGCCCACCTACAAGGACATCTTCGCCAACGGCAACACCGGCGCGGTATTCCAGTTCGAATCCTCGGGCATGCGCCGGCTGCTGAAGGACGCGCGCCCGGACCGCTTCGAGGACCTGATCGCGCTGGTGTCGCTGTACCGCCCCGGCCCGATGGACCTGATTCCCTCGTTCAACGCGCGCAAGCACGGCCAGGAAGAGATCATCTATCCCGATCCGCGCACCGAAGCCATCCTCAAGGACACCTACGGCATCATGGTGTACCAGGAGCAGGTGATGCAGATGGCGCAGATCGTCGGCGGCTACTCGCTGGGCGGCGCCGACCTGCTGCGCCGCGCGATGGGCAAGAAGGTGCCGGCGGAAATGGCCAAGCACCGCGAGATCTTCCGCGAGGGCGCGGCCAAGGGCGGCGTCGACGGCCCCAAGGCCGACGAGATCTTCGACCTGATGGAGAAGTTCGCCGGCTACGGCTTCAACAAGTCGCACGCCGCCGCCTACGCGCTGGTCAGCTACCAGACCGCCTGGCTCAAGCGCCACTACCCGGCCGAGTTCATGGCCGCGACGCTGTCCTCGGACATGGACAACACCGACAAGGTGGTCGGCTTCCTGGCCGAGGTGCGCAACCTCGGCCTGCGCGTGGAACCGCCGCGGGTCAACGAATCGGCGTACATGTTCGAGGCGTCCTCGGCCGACACCATCCGCTACGGCCTGGGCGCGATCAAGGGCGTCGGCCAGGGCGCCTGCGAAGCGGTGGTGGCCGAGCGCCTGCGCGGCGGCGAGTACACCACGCTGCTGGATTTCTGCGCGCGGGTGGAATCGGCCAAGCTCAACCGCCGCACCCTGGAAGCGATGATCCAGTGCGGCGCGCTCGACGGCCTTGGCCGCAACCGCGCCTCGCTGATGCTGCAGCTGCCCGAGGTGCTCAAGGCCACCGACCAGATGGCGCGCGAGAAGGCATCGGGCCAGAACTCGTTGTTCGGCGCGCCCGATCCGGTCAACGCCGCCGCGCAGCTGGACCTGCCGGAAAGCCGCGAATGGCCGGTGGCGCAGCTGCTGGGCGGCGAACGCGAGACCCTGGGCTTCTACCTCAGCGGGCATCCGTTCGACCCGTATGCCGATGACGTCAGGGAGCTGGTCGGCACCGACCTGGGCGCGCTGGACAAGCTGGTCGCACCGGCCCCGCCGCCGCGCGACGGCGAGAAACGCGGCTGGCGCCAGGAAGCGCAGGTGATCCTGGCCGGCATGGTCGTGGGCATGCGCCGCAAGGGCGACAGCCAGGTGTTCGTGCAGCTGGAGGACGGCAAGGGCCGGGTCGAGTGCAGCGCCTTCTCCGACGGCCTGGCCGAGTTCGGCCACCTGATGACCAAGGACCGTATCCTGGTGGTCAAGGGCGGCCTGCGCGAGGACGAATTCAACGGCGGCTACGCGCTGCGCATCCGCCAGTGCTGGGATTTCGAGCAGCTGTGCGCCGACCACGCGGTGCGCCTGTCGCTGCGCGTGGACGGCCGCGGCGGCCCGGTATGGCAGCGCATCGAACCGCTGCTGGCCACGCACCGCCCCGGGCGCACCCCGATCCGCCTGGACCTGCTGCTGAAGGGCAAGGACGGCGGCGGCGTGGCCGGCATGCTCGACCTCGGCGGCGCCGGCGCGGTGCGGGTCAGCACGCAGCTGCTCGACGCCCTGCGCGAGGACCCGGCGGTGCGCCGGGTCAAGCTCGCCTACAGCCCGCCCTGGGCCAGCTGA
- a CDS encoding acetyl-CoA carboxylase carboxyltransferase subunit alpha has translation MNPNYLDFEQPIADLEAKIQELRSASAGPAVNVEAEVRALQDKLRLRTAQIFRNLSSWQVLQVARHPSRPYTLDYIGIFCDEFQELAGDRAFADDKAIVGGLARIGGRPVMLIGHQKGRDTKEKIKRNFGMPKPEGYRKALRLMKMAERFGLPVLTLIDTAGAWPGIDAEERGQSEAIARNLMEMAELKVPVICTVIGEGGSGGALALGVGDRTVMLEYSVYSTISPEGCASILWKDAGKNKEAAEQLGMTAPRLKQLGLIDKVVREPIGGAHRNPKQMGRRLKAVLLNELDALEKLPVDALLAKRYARLRGYGAYEAA, from the coding sequence ATGAACCCGAATTACCTCGATTTCGAGCAGCCCATCGCCGATCTGGAAGCCAAGATCCAGGAGCTGCGCAGCGCCAGCGCGGGCCCGGCGGTCAATGTCGAGGCCGAGGTCCGGGCACTGCAGGACAAGCTGCGCCTGCGTACCGCGCAGATCTTCCGCAACCTCTCGTCCTGGCAGGTGCTGCAGGTGGCACGCCACCCCTCGCGCCCCTACACCCTGGATTACATCGGCATCTTCTGCGACGAGTTCCAGGAGCTGGCCGGCGACCGTGCGTTCGCCGACGACAAGGCCATCGTCGGCGGCCTGGCCCGCATCGGCGGCCGCCCGGTGATGCTGATCGGCCACCAGAAGGGCCGCGACACCAAGGAAAAGATCAAACGCAACTTCGGCATGCCCAAGCCCGAGGGCTACCGCAAGGCGCTGCGGCTGATGAAGATGGCCGAACGCTTCGGGCTGCCGGTGCTGACCCTGATCGACACCGCCGGCGCCTGGCCGGGCATCGACGCCGAGGAGCGCGGCCAGTCCGAGGCCATCGCCCGCAACCTGATGGAAATGGCCGAACTGAAGGTGCCGGTGATCTGCACCGTGATCGGCGAGGGTGGCTCCGGTGGCGCGCTGGCGCTGGGCGTGGGCGACCGCACGGTGATGCTGGAATACAGCGTCTACTCGACCATCAGCCCGGAAGGCTGCGCCTCGATCCTGTGGAAGGACGCCGGCAAGAACAAGGAAGCGGCCGAGCAGCTGGGCATGACCGCACCGCGGCTCAAGCAACTGGGCCTGATCGACAAGGTCGTGCGCGAGCCGATCGGCGGCGCCCACCGCAACCCGAAGCAGATGGGCCGGCGCCTGAAGGCGGTCCTGCTCAACGAACTGGACGCGCTGGAAAAGCTGCCGGTCGACGCGCTGCTGGCCAAGCGCTACGCGCGGCTGCGCGGCTATGGTGCCTACGAGGCCGCTTGA
- a CDS encoding methyltransferase produces MQEKHYDAAYFQHWYRRGDIGGPARLARKVHLAVATAEYYLERPIRSVLDIGCGEGAWRAPLLKLRPKLQYMGFDGSEYAVQRYGRTRNLHLARFGDFQWLRPCAPVDLLVCADVMHYVPSRELRQGLPGLAELCGGVAFLETFTADDEFHGDHQGFQARPARWYRRQLAQAGFRAAGSHCWLGPHCADDMAALERGG; encoded by the coding sequence ATGCAGGAAAAGCACTACGACGCCGCCTATTTCCAACACTGGTACCGCCGCGGCGACATCGGCGGCCCGGCGCGGCTGGCACGCAAGGTGCACCTAGCCGTGGCCACCGCCGAGTACTACCTGGAGCGGCCGATCCGCAGCGTGCTCGACATCGGCTGCGGCGAAGGTGCGTGGCGCGCGCCGCTGCTCAAGCTGCGGCCGAAGCTGCAGTACATGGGCTTCGACGGCAGCGAATACGCCGTGCAGCGCTACGGCCGCACCCGCAACCTGCACCTGGCCCGCTTCGGTGATTTCCAGTGGCTGCGCCCGTGCGCGCCGGTGGACCTGCTGGTCTGCGCCGACGTCATGCACTACGTGCCCAGCCGCGAACTGCGCCAGGGCCTGCCGGGGCTGGCCGAGCTGTGCGGCGGCGTGGCGTTCCTGGAGACCTTCACCGCCGACGACGAGTTCCATGGCGATCACCAGGGATTCCAGGCGCGCCCGGCGCGCTGGTACCGTCGCCAGCTGGCGCAGGCCGGCTTCCGCGCCGCCGGCTCGCACTGTTGGCTGGGGCCGCACTGCGCCGACGACATGGCAGCGCTGGAGCGCGGCGGCTGA
- a CDS encoding polyhydroxyalkanoate depolymerase, which yields MLYQLHEMTRNLLAPWVHQAQANAAFFNTPGHWWSSMPGADRLAAMNELFHRLGKDYEKPEWDIHELELDGEVVPVAQLTELEKPFCRLLRFKRHSNDGARVEALLAQPAVLVVAPLSGHHATLLRDTVRTLLRDHRVYVTDWIDARMVPVEQGEFGLDDYVEYVQAFIRHLGAANLHVVSVCQPTVPVLGAVSLMAARGETTPRSLVMMGGPIDARRSPTAVNNLATRNPLSWFENNVIHTVPGPYPGQGRRVYPGFLQHAGFVAMNPSRHLMSHWDFYTDLVKGDLDDANAHRRFYDEYNAVLDMPARFYLDTIRVVFQEFLLPRGQWHVRGERVDPSAIRDTALLSIEGELDDIAGLGQTEAAQALCTGIPAARRSHFIVEGAGHYGIFSGRRWREVVYPKVRDFFIAQSQPAAAKKPRKAAASNVTPLRRRAQR from the coding sequence ATGCTCTATCAACTGCATGAGATGACCCGCAATCTGCTCGCGCCCTGGGTCCACCAGGCGCAGGCCAACGCGGCGTTCTTCAACACCCCGGGCCACTGGTGGTCGTCCATGCCCGGGGCCGACCGGCTGGCGGCGATGAACGAACTGTTCCACCGCCTCGGCAAGGATTACGAGAAGCCGGAGTGGGACATCCACGAGCTCGAGCTCGATGGCGAAGTCGTGCCCGTGGCCCAGCTCACCGAACTGGAAAAGCCGTTCTGCCGCCTGCTGCGCTTCAAGCGCCACAGCAACGACGGCGCCCGTGTCGAAGCCCTGCTTGCCCAGCCCGCGGTGCTGGTGGTGGCGCCGTTGTCCGGCCACCACGCCACCCTGCTGCGCGACACCGTGCGTACCCTGCTGCGCGACCACCGCGTGTATGTCACCGACTGGATCGACGCGCGCATGGTGCCGGTGGAACAGGGCGAGTTCGGGCTGGACGATTATGTCGAGTACGTGCAGGCGTTCATCCGCCACCTCGGCGCCGCCAACCTGCACGTGGTCAGCGTCTGCCAGCCGACCGTGCCGGTGCTGGGCGCGGTGTCGCTGATGGCCGCCCGCGGCGAAACCACGCCGCGCTCGCTGGTGATGATGGGCGGGCCGATCGATGCCCGCCGCAGCCCCACCGCGGTCAACAACCTAGCCACGCGCAACCCGCTGTCGTGGTTCGAGAACAACGTCATCCACACCGTGCCCGGCCCCTACCCGGGCCAGGGCCGGCGCGTGTACCCAGGCTTCCTGCAGCACGCCGGCTTCGTGGCGATGAACCCCAGCCGCCACCTGATGTCGCACTGGGATTTCTACACCGACCTGGTCAAGGGCGACCTGGACGACGCCAACGCCCACCGTCGTTTCTACGACGAGTACAACGCGGTGCTGGACATGCCCGCGCGCTTCTACCTGGACACCATCCGCGTGGTGTTCCAGGAGTTCCTGCTGCCGCGCGGGCAGTGGCACGTGCGTGGCGAACGCGTGGACCCGTCGGCGATCCGCGACACCGCGCTGCTGAGCATCGAAGGCGAACTGGACGACATCGCCGGCCTCGGCCAGACCGAAGCCGCGCAGGCGCTGTGCACCGGCATCCCGGCCGCGCGCCGCAGCCACTTCATCGTCGAGGGCGCCGGCCACTACGGCATTTTCAGCGGCCGCCGCTGGCGCGAGGTGGTGTACCCGAAGGTACGCGACTTCTTCATCGCGCAATCGCAGCCGGCGGCGGCGAAGAAGCCGCGCAAGGCCGCCGCCAGCAACGTCACCCCGCTGCGCCGCCGCGCGCAGCGCTGA
- a CDS encoding PadR family transcriptional regulator, with protein MGDFEAQLRKFQKELSAGTVSLALLAVLAKAGEPLYGYLIAKELERTGDGVLSGKQSALYPVLRNLEGAGLLESHVEPSVAGPPRRYYRINDEGRAVLKQWIAAWNATRDSLESVLEGVER; from the coding sequence ATGGGTGATTTCGAGGCCCAACTGCGCAAATTCCAGAAGGAACTCAGCGCCGGCACGGTGTCGCTTGCACTGCTGGCGGTGCTGGCCAAGGCCGGGGAGCCGCTGTACGGGTACCTGATCGCCAAGGAACTGGAGCGCACCGGCGATGGCGTGCTCAGTGGCAAGCAGAGCGCGCTGTACCCGGTACTGCGCAACCTGGAAGGCGCCGGCCTGCTGGAAAGCCATGTCGAGCCGTCGGTGGCCGGGCCACCACGGCGCTACTACCGCATCAATGACGAGGGACGCGCCGTGCTGAAGCAGTGGATCGCGGCCTGGAATGCCACCCGGGACTCGCTGGAGTCCGTACTGGAGGGAGTCGAACGATGA